Part of the Quercus lobata isolate SW786 chromosome 6, ValleyOak3.0 Primary Assembly, whole genome shotgun sequence genome, ACTAACTACAAAACATGTCCagcaccaaaaaagaaatattttcatAGTTTTGCCGACTTCAAGTATAGCTGTCAACTCTTTCACAGTTTCTTGCATCCTGAAATCGATCAAACATGACGATTCATTTCCTTTCTTCATATTCACCTTGCTCTGGTTTGCACAAACATCGAGTGTTTTGAATAAACGTTCAACACCTAGGAAGAGTGGGAATAGGAGTTAAGATTTGCATTTACTTCCATCCGGTTGGAGCAAGAATCTTACTTTGGATACTATATAGAGAAAAGTCAAGAGAGAGATACCAAGGCAGAAATCAATAATGAAATTTGGCATATCAAAGAAACTGaactaataatataaaatgttaaattcaaaatttgatgtcttaaatcattttattatgtTCTTACTTAATTTTCCACCTTTTCTTTTTCggagatttgaattttgacataTCCAATTTGTGTGTGCTTAATGAAACAAATTGTATTCTGTTCTCAGATATGACCTATATGCAGAGGATTCTGGCCTTATGCCCTTTCTGCGAAACATATTTGGCATaatgcccctgtttcgaaactatataggggcgtgcCCCTGTTTTAAAACTCGATCTCCGTAAAGCCGAGTTACTTAAGTAACTCGATTATGAAGAAACCGAGTTGTAGCCAGGTTCTTGCCACGCTGGTGTGCCAGCTTGGCTTTTGGGCAATAAAATATTCCAGCGTAACTGTTTATAACTCGTCAATGGGGAAAACGAGTACATAAAACCCGAATAACAGATAATCGAGTTATTGGTATTACTCGGTTCTCATATAACCGAGTTTTATGCTATTCTGACGCCATTTCACATCAGTTTTTCACACGTGAAGCTGAACCCGATTAATAGGAAATCGAGTTATTAATATTACTCGGTTTTCTTATAATCGAGTTATTCTGCTATATCTACTTCTCAAGCAATTCTCCTCATCATTTTCAGATATTCTCCTCATTCTAAGAATTTTCAGTCAGAAGTTGGTGTTATCTCTCCATCATCTCAGGTTTACCTAACtcattctcttctttgaaatacattgaggattttattattgTCTTGGTATAGTTGtagatattataaaaatttatcaatcataatgtatgttttttgttagagtataattttcatttaataatttgtattacttatgctttggtattttcttgaatGAGTGTTATGTGTATTTTCTTGAATGGTATTTTAGAGGTATATTAGTTGTTTGATGTTACAAGAAACGTACAATAAGCTATAGAAATGGTGATAAATGTTATGTGTGTACATTGAGTTATATTGCGTGTTATGTGTGTAATGCTTATGGTAAAATTTGAGTgttagtatttaatttttagcatgtaATAGTACACAAATTGATGAATGTCTTTGTCATGTACCGGAGACGGAGCCAGGGGGGAGGGGGAGGAGAGGGGGCAAGTGCCCCCCTTGAGTTGTCCAAAAATATTCCATATGTACTACTATTAGGGAATATTTAGAATGCTTTACCCTGCTTGATGCAGAAAATAAACAGAAATCAGGAAAAAAGCTTCCTGGCCCTGCTGAAATAGAGGGAAAATGACAAGCTTACCTAAGTCAATGACActgtgtaaagaaaaaaaataggaaacaaCCCAAAAGTTTCGTGACAGAAGcaaaaataattagaagaatTTCCGTTAGGCAGAATAACACACACCAAGAGCTTTTAACTTGTTAGCTGTTAGCTTTTAATTAGAAGAATTTCCGTTAAGCACAATAACACACACCTAGCATAATAATAATGCATTGTAGTGTCTTTCTTATGTCAATCGATAGTcctatattgtacacaattttttttttgttttttggtcctCAATTTGTTGACATTTCAGTTTTAAATTGTGGGTTTATGCTATGAACtagaattttaattagtttgtaaaataaaaagaaagtcgAACTTTTCCTATAGTTTCAAaaacaatcaagaaaagataGTGAGATGTGTATACAACTTTGCAAGTAAATtgctatattttaaataattttaaaatttatttatttccacaatttattttatagtattaaCTTAAATGTCTAAATATAGTTTACATAGTTTTTGTATGACACTTATAGTtgtttttataatgttttttaatatatatatatatatatttttttttgttaatattgacTTCTAAGCTTGCCCCCCCTGAATTGAAATCCTACCTCCGCCACTGTCATGTAGCATCTTATGCAGCATTACATTATTTACCAACAATTGATGCACAGTGTTAACTTGATCAGTTGATGTTATTGTATTCAGTGTCAATGTCTGGTTCTGGCAACCCACAACTCTATAGGCCTCACGATGTGTTCACTGCTATGGGTCGTTGCTGGGTATTGGAAGATGAGTTTAGCTATCCAATCAATCCAAATCTGCGAAATAGTGCTTATGTTCACAATACCATGAGACAGGAGTGGGATTGGTTATTTCGTGAAcaacaaatgttttatgatgagttgacTGGTTTTAAGTTGCCAGTGCCTCGGCGACTCGCATTGCAGATGCCTAGAGACACGATTGACGAACTTCGTAAAGTATTGAACcgcataagagaagaaaataatcgaaTGAAGATACGTCTTAATCGATATCAGACCCAAGTCGAGATCCGAGAGTCAGTGGAGGGAGGGTGGTACGAGCACGCACAATTCATGCAATCACTTCTTGCTgatcccatttatcagtcaGATGTGGAGATGTCAGATGAAGACTAATCATGTCGTGGTGTAATTAGACTTtgttatttaactatttttgttAACTATGTTTTAAATGTATGTGGGTCACTATTGTTGCATTTGTACTATGTAAACCTTATTATTGATTGTGAGGACCATGTACATTATTCGTAATCTAGTTTATTCCCACAGAACGCATAAAAGTCAAATATTCCCACAcatgatatttttcaataagCACCTAGAATATAACAATAAGCACCTACAACATAATACAGAAAACTTAAAGTAACTTACACGATGTCACCAATATGCATGCATTGCATATTGAACACTAATGCTACTAACATTATTGACTTAACCTAGACATAACACACATACCACATAGGCATTCACTCTGACAGGTAGTCCTCGTAGTTAAGGACATTGTTACGTTCCGTCGGAGTGAGTTGCCGGTTCGTGGCGGCGGCCAGCTCTTCCGCTAGCTGTAGCATGTGATACCTGGACCTACGGAGTATCATGagattattctctttttttatttttgtcactgCACGGTCATATTGATGCATATTTTGTCGTGATAGTGTGAGTGAGACACGATCAACAAGAGGCGCTCCGATTCGCACGAGATCATCGTGCAGAGCGTTGGACTCGTTCACACGAAAGTCCCACTCCCGCCGCAGTCCGGCATAGTATTCCCTCTCGTCGGAATCTCTCTCCCTCCTATAGTTATCTGGAAAACGAGGTAGCATCCAATTGCGCATTGACATTGGAAAATGTGACTTATGATCGGTATCTGTAGATGTTTTGCAAAGGTAGATGTAAATGGGAGTGGGACTTTATATAGgagttttgcaagggtagatgtaaatgggaCTAGGACTTTATATAGGAGTTTTGCAAGGGTAAATATCCACGTGAATGTGATTATATGTAAGGGTAAGTATTCACGTGAATAAAGATGATATGTCTGGACATTTGTATTGTTTAGTGAGGTGTTGAGGAGCACATACTAACTGCGAACATGACTTGGCTATACAGTGGCACCTGTTGGTGCACGTGGTTCGCTGAGGCAACTGTTTGATATGGCTATAGCTTATGCTACAGTAGAAGGCAGGTGATGTGTACTGCAAAGGAGGTTGTGTGTTTATTCACGTGAAGACTATTCAGCATTCCTAtgcttcatctgacatgacTTGACGAGACAGTGCCGAGTTGCATTAAATGTTTCATAAACTTTTCAAGGATGCTCTGCATCATTGAAAACAGTGCATTGCAAAAATCTGCATATTTGTGTATTGACAAGCGTGTAGGTGATATGACTGGATAGGGTTCACGTGAAGACTATTCAGCATTCCTGTGCCTTGTCTGACATGACTTGACGAGACAGTGTCGAGCTGtgttaaatgtatcataaacttttcaggaatgctctgcatccttgaaaacggtgcattgcGAAAGGATGCATATCTGTGTGCGCATATGCGTGTAAGTGATATGACTGGACAGGGTTCAACAGTGTGACGCACTGTTGAGCAGCACATGCAGCACTGCAAAGTGTATAAGTAGAAATGGTGGACAGCTCACCCCCAAAATTAATGCATAAACTTTGAAGGGATGCTCTGTATTTTCACGTGAGTGTGGATGGGTACTTGTGGTCAGGGTTCAACAGTGCTGAGCTATCCATGGTAGCTACACTCACTGTTCCCTATGGTGGTATTTGGCAAGTGGGATTGAAGAAAGTTGATAACAACATTTGGTTTTGTAATGGTTGGTAGGATTTCGTTGAATACCATTCTATctgttatgtttattttctaGTTTTCAGATGTGAAGGAAAATCAAGCTTCCATGTTCTTATATTTGATAAGACTACCACTGAGATTCAATATCCAGTCAATAACAACTGTAAATTGGAAGATCATCAGCTATAAATAATAGACTTATATGAAGATGATAGAAACATATCCCTTAGCTAATTTGCCCATAAAACATGAAACCAGACAGAAGTTTGTTACGAAAGTAACAAAAAACTTTCTTCTACATAAAGAGGAAGACAGAATGAGTGGTTGGCCTGGTTTGGATGAGTCTGTATGTAATGTATTTATATAAAGTAGGACAGTAGCAGAACTAAGATACACGGATTCGGGTATATGATACAGCAATTGATGGTgtcatatatatgaattatttgtattattgaaTCATATGTGTGGTTAGTATGTGTGGTTTGGATGAGTCTGTATGTATTGGatctattaaattttcctaCAAGTAATGTGCAATAAATCTAAGTTGGGTGATGAGTGTTATGTGGGTAACATTCCAATTTACACAAAGAGAATATTGGAAACATCAACATATCTAAGCAGAGGACATTTTCCAACCAAAGCACAAGAATCatatgtagcaacaaagaacaaCAGGGAAAGAATGAATTACGATTTCATATACACTTAGCTAATCCATTGAAAACATTGCAACATACAAACAGAACAATGTAATACAGTACCAGTTTCACAGAATGTATGTTGGAAGGGAGTATTATCTTGAACAAATGTGTGTTTTTACACCTCGCCGGTGATGGTCTCAGTTGGGCCCCACTCTACTTCGGCGAGTCCTTACTTTAGGAACCATATGGTTTTTCTGTCAAAGAGTGGTTGGTGTGTGTGGTTTGGAAGAGTCTGTATTGTAGAATGtatgaaattttcagtttaaattttcatatgtagcaacaaagaacagcaggtaaaaaatgataaactgaTTTCATTTAAACTTAGCGAAAACTAATGAACAGTTTCTCTTTAGTAATGCAAAAGTTGAAcgtacataatcatcatttgtCAGACGTTAAGAacaacattttgtattgcacaaaatgtgtagacattaacaacaacgtctAATGTTTGTTGGTAGAAATTTCTGGAAGTCATCAttgcttgaatctgagaagtctgaaatatctctttcatcatctaacgcagtaatttcattaatagacttCATGGCTCGCTCTTGCGCCTTCCCCTTTAGATGCTTCCTAGCTTTTTGGATTGCGTGAAAACGGTCTAGTCgcctttgcatttgattgttctcttGTTCAAGACGCGCAAGTATGTTGGCAGGTTCATCTCTAGGTAACTCGGCTGAGCGTGCCTTAGGAACTCGTAACCCGTGCCATCAACAATACACCTCCAACTCACAGCTCTTCTCGTATAGGGTTGACCATGGTGGTTTTGCTACGGTGAACTCTATTACGGTTGTATCTGTACTTAATTTTGTGGGTTTGCCGACCATGATGTGTCCGACGCTTCCAAGACTCTCGTACGtgtatattggca contains:
- the LOC115949854 gene encoding uncharacterized protein LOC115949854, yielding MSGSGNPQLYRPHDVFTAMGRCWVLEDEFSYPINPNLRNSAYVHNTMRQEWDWLFREQQMFYDELTGFKLPVPRRLALQMPRDTIDELRKVLNRIREENNRMKIRLNRYQTQVEIRESVEGGWYEHAQFMQSLLADPIYQSDVEMSDED